The Xiphophorus couchianus chromosome 3, X_couchianus-1.0, whole genome shotgun sequence genome segment TCAATGAGAGTAAAAAGGGTCTGTATACAACTTTTATATATAGTGAAGTgaatgtcacacttttcaggttttcatttgtaaaatttttGCAAACAATGTATCCATTATCtcccatttcacaattatgttcAACTTGATGATAGTCTAAAATATAACCCCTtccaaaaaacatattaaagtttACAGTTTGATAGAAAAGGTTAATTGCAACAGAAATAAGCTCAAAGGAAGGAAGAGTCAAAGTAAAGCCTCAAATCTAATCgtctaaagaaaaataagcttCAGTctactgaagaagaaaaactgattcCACAGTGAATTTAATCCAACTGagttctgaggaaaaaaaataaaaaaacacaaaaatggcAGGATATGTCTGTGTGATTATGTGCCTCATCGTCACTGAAATCAcgaaaaacactttaaaattttGTTCTTGTATGAACTTCCAGACTGTTGAGTTCAACTTTTACACACAGGTTCATcagttcagttatttaaaatggTTTCACGTTCAAGGTATTCTCCTCAGTGAGGCACGTTGCATCTCCAGTTTAATACATGCACTGTGGTTAGGACAGAAACCTACATTTGATCTGCGATTGGCTAATGATGACAGAGGTTATTGATGACGTTAGTTGGCCATGGAAAACTTGCTCTGCCTACATTCTGCTCTGTCTGTATCATTTACTGTTTCGCATCAAAAATTGCTGCTATATTCCTGTAAATAATCAAGATATGTATTCATCTTTTTATGCCAACTCATGTAAAAATTGTAATATGGCTActgaaatagaaacaaaaactgtcatgtatggaaaaaaaaagtttaaaaatcccagaatatttatttttagtgttgGCATATTATGTTCTTAGGTTACACAATGAAAGTAAACAAAGCATAAggtgttttaaacaaaatgcatttgaagATGaacaatatatgtaaaaatacagggttaaaaacaaacaaactatgGCGTTGGCTTCATTAATATTCTGCTTTACTTAATATCAGTCTGctatgaaaaaatatgttgggCTTTTTCCGCCATTGGACCAAATTAAACAGTGAAAGAAGAGTTAAACTTATTTTGTATATCACTTTTTACCCCTGTATCAGAAATGTCCCCAAATTTCTTTCTAATTTGAGCCgtattttattgtctaaatgGAGCATAAACGTCCCTCGTAGCAGGAAAACGCATTCTGGCATTcctgaaaagcatttttgtctttttgttttgaaatgtctcccTTCTGTCCTTTATGAACTATATATTACACTACATACAGCCATACTCAATAATTAGAATATTGAGTAGttggtttatttcagtaactcagttCACCAGCTGAAATAGTTTTTTCGCAAATTTCTCTCTAAATTATAGTGATTTTCTGCTTGTATCTAATGAAATCGCATTCTAGATTACATCAGActaatataaacaatattttcaatacAAAACTGTGGTCTTAATGAAatgtatgtttaatacctgcttaaaggttgttattttcaaaatgttcctttaatcTGGCGAACGACTGCAAAACATATAAAGCATGCAACAGAGTTATAATCTGTACTTTTATAGCTGCATTTAAACCCAAAACCTTTCACAACCCCagcatattttgattttatttcatttttattcccGCAAGAAATTTGTTTCTGATGAGAAATCAGATAAGCATATCTCAAAAGATACTAGAGCAAAGTAAAAGGTGCACCAAATCTGggggaaaataaacagaaaactgatttgccatgtaataaaaaatatttatacttcTTTATAATTAATTAAAGAAGTCTCTAAAAATAGCTCATATCTCTATATTTCTGAGCAGCTTCTTGCAGATTTCTATGGGTATTTGTTGATTTCTCGTCGATGATGAGCTCCCATCTGAAACAGATGTGGATTattgttgtttaaattttaaatattaacaatcAAGCAGAaggaatttaacatttttatagaaGAAATCtgctgtgacactgttgggCAACCAGACCCACCATACCATTTGTCGGTGTTAAGCCATTTTTTTGtgaacttatatatatatatatgtatatatatatatgttttgtgtgtatgttcCCATATGGATGTGTGCATACcttaaaggtttttttctttaatgaagtaaaaatttatcaaaataaaaatttcatcTGTGTAACTATTGTCCTTCATTTGGACGATCTCAAAGTTCAGTGTCCACAAATTCACAGCTGCAGAAGCATGCAATATGACAATTTCATGTAAaaagatgttcttttttctttctctcattgttTCAGAGTAATTACACGTTATATTAGAGAAGATGGAGAGCAATGCGTCTGCAGAGCAAGTAAGTGCCACTGAACCAAGTCGATTTGTCCCTTAATGTcctcaaataaaaaactaattaaagctCCGACCTTCATCCTCCTaatgaatacttttttattcGCTTGTTTGTACACAAAGCCTTTATTCTTCATGTTGCACACTGAAGAGACACAGAGTGCTTTGCAGTTTTAGTGATGTTGACGttagagacagaaacagagtgAATGCTTGAAAAAGTAAAGatgaaaatgtagttttacCCTCAACAGTTCAAAGGCGGCATGTTTAATCTGCTACACAAATATTACTAAATCCACAGGAGACGCGTTATATCCATCCATACTACAACCGTCCTGAAgcgttttcaaacatttcagctcaggagaataatttttcttaaagccaTAAACCATCTGAgaattcactgcaaaaacacaaaatcttacaaagtattttctatatttgcattattttctgctgcaaatagactaaaatctgcaaaactaacttacaagtaacttttcggCAAAATGTGGGAgtttgctttaagtcaataattccttaatactgatgaaaaagaacTAGCTATAAGTCAAAATATCCTGTTCCGCTGggacattatttcacttatagctaattctttttcatcaatattaaggaattattgaatcaaaaataacctcctatattttgctgaaaagttaatcgtaagttagttttgttttatttcaaatatactgagatatttacactagaaagtagaacaaaaatacttggtaagattttgtgtttttgcagtgaaagaaGTAACAACGGtcaggaacaaaacaaatagagatttttctgaatgtgtaatttttgtaaaatggCAGGATAAAGAAGGTTGTTATTGTTACACCTGCAGCTCTTCTATTACtttaaacaatgttaaaaagCGCCTCCAGTTCAGATTTAGAGTATTTCTTCAGTCAGTAAAGACTTCTGGGAGAGTTCATGTAAAAGGCAGCTTTAATGCTACGTGGTTAAACATGCAGACGTATCCGTTTAGCGTGATCATGAATCAAAGGATTATCTCACAAACACAGACAGGTGCTCTGCTGCTGGTGGCCTGAAACACACCTGTGAAACATTAAAGGCCAACAGACCAGTATCACCATCACCTCTTATTTCCTTTAATTTGCACCACATCCCCTAGTGAAGCATTAACAGCCAACAAAAACCCCACTAAGATGTGGGTCCCCATAATATCAGTTTAGCACCTCATCGCtctcaaaaacaattttatctcAAGCAGAGTCTGAAGTCTGATCACAATCTGGAGTTTACTTAAACGTGAACTCGAGTGATTTCGACGTGTGAAACCTACGTGGGCCTGCAGCTACACATGAGGGGAGTTTACAGGGAGGGGAAACACCTCAACACATGATCATTTGACTCCGAACAGATCgagaacattcagtttttaaaatgtttaaatcctTTGGCAGGGCTTCAGTTTGCACCTGCAGCTGGCAGCTTGTTTAAAATGCCTAAAACTCCCATTCTGCAGCACCGCTGCTCTCTGCACTCAACATGAATGTGGCACAAGTTTGTGCTTGGGTTTCCTGCACAACAACGGCTGTTTTATGGTGAAGTAAAAGCAAGTGAAATCACATCAGCGGATCTGCTTTGGCTCCTGATGGAAAACACAACTTGAAATGGAAATACAAGAAGGAGGGATAATCACCAGTTCATGAATTTCGGTTTCGCTTTGAACGCctgaatgtgtgtgttcattTGTGAAAGACAATGAAAAAGGGAACTGAGTAATGCAGGTTATTATGAATCTATGAAAAGGGAATCCTATTGTCTCATATGAGGACACCCCCAGTGAATAGACAGTTATATTTTCATAACAGGGAAACACAGCTTGGTAATCGcctgcagagaagaaaaaaacgcaCATTAAGGCTCGAAAGTAGACATAAACGTTGGGTGAAATGATGACTTAAATCCAGCAAGAGGAAATGGAgaaatttaatgtgtttttgctctttaaaatGGTGCAGAATAAAAGCTGTGTCACTTTAATTCATCACAAAGCCAAGAGTTTATCAAGAACTGCTGCTTTTCAGGTTTATGTGCATTAAGTGGACGGATATCAAAGAAATCAGCAAAACTGCAGAAGTGTAGGACAGCAAAGCCATCTGATGATCCTGATTTCCCACAGCCAGCAGACTGAAGGTAAAAACAGCTCCAGAAAAGTGATACTGCAGTACAAATGCTAAAACATCACAAAGACAGATATGCCTGCAGGACGGCATTGAAATTATGAAGCAGAGACTCTTCATCTTAGTTTTATCGCAGGCCATCAACAAGGCGAGCTATTTCACACGCAAAAAACACATAATTCCTTCTTACGATGTATCGACAGTGAGAGAACAAGCATTATCTTTAAAGGTCATTTCTTAAAAAGAATcaagaacttttctttttttaaccaaagtgAATCTATTCtgtctttaaacaaaatcttGCAGCAGATATGATACAAAATACTTGGCATTGGACTAAAAAAGCTTCAGACAGCTTATATAAAGACTCCCCattgtaatataatataaaatattgctaTTATATGTCCTCAGACTGACTAAAAGCCTAATAGAGGAACGCACAAATGGCTTTTTGAAGCAGTTTAGTTTGCAGCGAACACAAACATAACAAGCCTTATTCTCCTTACGGTATATTATATTCTCCTGCATTTTGGAAATTACACACATATGTTCGTCCGCAACAAAAAAATACGCCACTACActgtaaaatagtttaaatccTTAGCTCGACTATCGTTACAGCATTTAATCTGACCCACCTGCAGTCCTTACGGGGCGGTCACTGAGGAGATTTGAccatttctaaaactaaaatgagacaaaaaagaCCCAAAACTCCCCAACATATCAGATCATATAACAAATAAGgaagtgaaacaacaaaagtttgttttcatatCCTTAAAGAGTCTCCATTTACAAAACGTACAAAACTTGCGCTCATGtattgaaaaagcaaaaataattatattaaatgttaaattttatttatcttttgatTTTAATAGAGTGGAGGTTTTTATAACAAGACTATATCTCCTAATAAAGCTTTTTATTGATAATTGTTCTTCAAATAAGATCAATTTAATCCATTTTATAATCCCAAATCCTCATCCAAAACGTAACACTCTTGAGACAAGAGAGCATAAGCAAGATTTGAATCCTAATTCATAGATTTTATGCACTTATAATGAAGCAAACTGAATTTATACTTTCAGAGTTGGACAACGAGAATGAAAGGAGCAGCTACGGTTTAAGTGcctctgaaaatacaaaaagattttagtaAAGACATGTCTCGGGACTTTTCACCATAATAATGCCAAacactcaaaatgtttttattttttaatttgatgaatCAAAAAGGGAAAGTTTAAAGTTgctattgtattttttttttctattttcttttaaagccaTAGCACCAACATGCCCACTAATCCCAGTAACAGATACTGGGAGTTTAATTAGTATACAGgttaaaatacaaacagcacCTCTGAAGATTATGATCACTGCATCAGATTTGTAGTAAGAATACTAAAGTAAAATACAGacttttatttacataacagATCAGAGACAATTTCCCTTGGAAACAAACGGCGAAACAGACGCGCCACTGGATGTTTTTTAGTACTATTTCATATAATTATCTCAATACattcacaaatatttattaaaccttACAAACGAGCATTACAAAGCAGAATTCATGcattatttctgcatttttaattaaaaagcgTTTTAAGTCACGGCTCTATGATTGTGCGCCAAGACATCCATAAATCCCAGGAAGCGAGACAGAAAAATCCAGATTATTCTGCTCACTGGATTGTTTTTAGACATCTGATAGCAACAAAGCTTGACCAATACAGGCAtcggattttatttttccccatcgctgtcctcatttcttaaaatatttttttcagtgtaatgaATGTAATCAGTCCTCTAAATCAGCAATATAAGGGCGGATTTGTTTGATGTCTCCCatgttattttttacacttttaatataagaaatgctttgttttgcagCACAGGCGCCAAAATGAACGTAATTCGACTTAACGGATTTTAAAACAACcctgttgttttaaaatctgttattgtAACCCACCAAGACAAAATATCTGccagaaaaatagaaactggTTGGTTACTTCTGATGGACTAAATAGTAGTTTTATGCTGTCACCAGGTTTAAGGGCTTTATTTGAACTCTTGTTTCTTTCATTGCGTTTGCAACAAACTCCTGCAGATAACAGCTTAAAGTTTCAGCTCATGAAGCCTTCGACCTGCGTGGCACACTGATGCTTTCTCCCCACAGAGATCATGAACATTGGGATTTATTCAATTTATTCTTATTAGACCTTCACTATCGTTACACGAGAAGCTCCAAACCAGCAGTGTGTTTACGATAAAACCCAACAGTGACACTCATACAAGCACTGCATGGACCTAATGACCCTATTATAATCataaatcacacaaaatatGCTCTGTATATAATATCTAATCTCATTGAGCACATCGAGCCAGGGGGAGCCATTAGGGACACGTTTTGTCAAGAATGTCATTATGGTGATAATATCAGTTATATAACCTTCTGCTCTTcagaaaaatacatgaatattCTGCAGTTTTCTTCAGTAAATGTGCCCCCCCAGATCAGGATTTAGTTTgcaaataacagtttttttcaaaTGGAGATGAACAATTATTATTCTAAATACAAACTAAACAACGTTACAGTAGTCAGGTTTCACATTATCAGCAGCGTTTTCAATCGattggcagcagctggagataAAAGTCAACAAAACCTCCATAGAAGAGCTTCACTCTCCAGGATTAGTgtacttttaaatcaaatgtgcTGAAGTTTGTTCACCTCCATGTATGAACTGCTGCTGTAGGATTAGCACATATTTAGCATTCTTTTTATCCAATGATTGCAAAATATACGCGTTCCAGTTGCATAAGTTCTGATCTTTCAATGTAAAGACGAGCATCTATTTTTGGCATATaggttttgacattttgaaaatctcTGGCTGTCGtaactttgaaagaaaatagaaacactCGTAAATTAGTGTCAGGGAGGAAAAGCTGCTGATTAAAGTTGGTGTTTCAGGTTTGTTATAAGTGCAGCGATGAACAGGAGTAACGTATTAAATCCCACTAAATTTTGATCCACTTCTTTAccgttttgtgtgtttttatcagaTAATAATAAACAGTCTGCCAACTGATTCCTTGTATTTGTTGTACATATTTCAGTTatggagacatttttataagGTCAAACACACCTGAATCTGTCTAAAATCAAATCAGTTGTTGCACAGAGagagttaaaaaagaaataaaggccAAAGTTACACCAAAGTATTTACACCATTTCCCTCTTAAGGTGTTCATCACTGGTCACGTATCCTAACTTGTTCGTTTTGCTATTTTAAGCCtgacttttatgttttctatcaGAAATAAATCGTTTTAAATTTGCCTACTGTTTTCTAATAAAGCTTTATGTGAATAGAGAATATTTAGGAGTTACTCACAGGTGATGATCTCAGTACAGCAATGAGTTCAGCTCTGACATTTGGCAGCTTGTATGCTGTGACACCGTCTCGTTCATACACCGCGACACACACAGGAAGTCAAACACCTCTATGATCCAATCCGTTCTGCTACAAGCCAAATGGATCACCTGCATTAAATTCAAATAGCCTGTATGCCACTGACTTCTGTTTTAGCACTAATGCGTTTTTTAGCCACATAGACCACTTCCAGGTGCCCAGGCAACACTATGTTAGCAATGGCTCCTCAGCCACTGCAGGACTATTAATGAtgtttataaaattattcagaTGTCCTCAAAAGCTCCAACACCAACAAAGGATTTAAGCTGTTTGTGTCAAACTTCATAAAGAACTTCGAAGGTAAGTTGTATGTTCACCAAAATACCTGATATGTGTCTAATATACCGTAGCTAACATCGATAGGCTTACACGGGTATTACAGTATGTAAACATTAAGTGTTTTGTTTACCTGTGCGATGTTATATATTTACCTTGGTGCAGCTCTTGCAGCTATCGCTAAAAGCAACAGGAGCAAGAGGCAACCGGAAATGATCCATGTGGCTTAAATTTGAACAGAAATATGTCACCACTACTTGTGGCTTATAGGCTATTAAGGAGCAGGAACAACAAGGAGCTACCAGCTGACAAAACAAGATTGCATTTTAACTTATAAGATATTATCTTTTTACTCTTTAGTATATATGTCACtgctgttggtgtgtgtgtgcgtgtgtgtgtgtgtgtgtgtttaacagGTGTTTTATTGCATGTAGAGCTGCACTGGGGTCAACACCTGCGTCTTAGTGCACCAGTTGTGGGAATTTCAGAGCTTTGGAACCAGTACAGGCCCAGTTTACTGCGTCTCAAACAAAGTGTAACAATATTGTTTGAAGTTACAATAAAAGAGCTCATGAAGCAACAATTTCTCATTTACTTTGCCTGAATTAAATATCCCTTCAGTATATGATTACATGTAGACGTTTTCCCATTGATTACACTGCAATATAACTTTATGCATGACCACACTGGGGAGCTGCACAAAACAGTGTGGCAATCAACGGGCCGTGTCGTGTTTACTGATGTGTGgtattgtgatttttatcagaCTGGTGGAGGCATCCAGAAATAATGAGTCATCTGGGTATCCCATCTGATTTATTGATtggaaattaaagtaaaaaaaacagtttgaagcaAATCTTCAATATCTTTATTTACAACCAGCAATAAGAAAGGGCAATAAGTTTACAAATGAACAAGCACATATcaaatgataaaatatgttACCTTGAAGCACtaataaagaaatgttcacAGGTTTATCTTGCAACTTCTTAAATtggaggaaacagaaacaaaaaaggttaAGGTTGGAAAAAAGTCTCAACTTTCCAGCAGCAGTATGTAactcataaaatatattttttaacatatttgttgaaactgtcacatTGTTGTGACACTATAAGACTGgaaatctatgaaaaaaaacaaactcttttgCTTCCTCCTACTgatatctagaaacaaccaatcagagccaggaggcgggtcttagtgctgtcaatcatcctccaTGTGACACTGCTCACCTCCGCTTGCTTTCTGCTGTACTGCAGCTAGCAAAGCTTGTTGTGAATGcgaggctagttagcatagccactgatgacgacgtataaacggttttcctgtaacgtaAAGTTGTTTCTCCCCCTTTAGCACATTGAGTACATGAGAATGATTGACATCGCtgagacccgcctcctggctctgattggttattgtTGGTCAGGAGTGGTGCATTCCTTCAGATGGCAATATTAGTCCAGGGAGGGGGTGGAGAATATCGATCTTCTCAACGATTATTTCATCTCGTTACAACATGGTTATAGTCTTAGCAAgtaaaacttcttttttaaaataaaagttgactactgcagctttaaatcaaTTAGCTTGTTCTTTTATATCAAAATGAGCtcaaatttgttcattttagctaagatgctaacgttagcatgaTGGccatcactagcatgttgagCTACACTaagagcattaaaaaaaaccccgtTAAAGCTAAAATTACAATGATCACCTCCTATACAGTATTTGCTGAAAAAGCTCAAAGTGCTGACAACATTACATTTGATTATACTTTCATTCAGACGCTCATTTACATTCATGCCACATTcaccctctgctgttcactcctTCTCTTTATCTCCATCTCTTTATCTCTCCTTCCTCCCTCTTTCATGTCACTTCTGCAGCAGAGGTTGAAGCGGCAGGGCTGACGGCTTCTCTCTCCGGCGTCCTTGCCGCGGctttgctgcagctgtttggcTGTGATAAAGAGAGTAAAGAGACGTTTTCACACTAATTACGGCAAAAATAATGAAGAGCTCACTAAAAGGAGCAGAGAAAAGCGAAGGTCATTTTGTACAAAATGAGCAGAGTCTATTAGAAAAGCAGAAGGAGATGAATGGGGACGGGGTAAAGGGATGGTTTAACAGATAGAAGTGAGCTGGGAGCGTTTACCGCACACACTGGCAGTACTTCTTTGGTTTCTGAGACAGCTGGGCTTTCTTCATCCTCAGAAATTTCttctgtaaataaaagaaagcagaGTTCAGTAGttactagttacatttacatttgtaactttttggaaaaacaaaatacttttaggagtatttttactaacactgtactttttacttttactttttaactttattatgaagcaTCGCTTCTCTTACtcgagtaaaatttctggacaGTGTGACTAACCTCACAggcttgttttaatcaaaaattcaaacacaaacctgcaatttttattagtttcatattgaaataaattgatttgCCTGATTGTCATTTTACCATTATGCCATTTATgtgaataattttcattttgatctttaaaataccgatttttattgaataactttatattttcttccaTCTGATCAtgtcatttattaatattgagtgattgatgttttgatcaatTACTCAGTTTATGAATTACCTtcttaccaaatactttttcctCTTACTTGGATAGcaaccttttacttttacttgaataattttattatgaagtagcGCTACTTGTAGTTGAATAACATTTTTGGATATTCAACTTACTGTGAATaaccaaatgaagaaaaaaacatgttttaagcaaatattcaccagacacacacttgcattttttattaatgtttcataTTATAAGACAgtgatttggaaaataatttccaaatcaattttaaaaatcaattttgatatgttgtgattattattaaatgattgaCATTTTGGTCAGTCATTCAGTACAGGAGTAGACTTTTTttagcaaatacatttttactcgagtaactttttggaagattacattttacttttacttgagtaaaaatatgttgaagttatGCTACTCTTCAGTATAATTTGTGGGCCTCCTACCCACCTACAACAGGAAGCAAAAAAAGTATCCTGACTTTCCACATGtaccttcttccttttgttccTCTTGTGCACGACAATGATGACGATGATCAGGATGATCACTACCAGGCCTCCAGCTCCGATTGCAACCCAAATCCACCAAACCAGGCCCAGCAGCCGTATTGGGTGCCCAAATCCTCTGACGCCACCTGGTTGAGCAAAAACATCAGACCGGATTAAAATGAGAGAAactcaaaaacaggaaatggttGAATAAGTGATACATTCAATCCTAACCAGTGGAGTTCTCCCCATTTCCTAAATTTGAGGATTTTGAATTTTCGACTATTGCAGGAGGAGTTGTTGTCTCAAcatgttctgaaaaaaaatacaaaccaaaaaacattttatacttcTGAACACAGCAGTTTTTTCAGAGTAGTCTTATATTTTAGTGAAAACATCCTACCTTCTACATTGATGGTTACACTTTTATTAAATGTCTCCCCTTCATGGGACACTAGACACGTCCAAGTCCCTTTATCTGATGGAGCAACATGTTTGAGCTCAACTTTGGGTTTGGTCTCAACTGAACCATCGGGTTTCTGCCACTTGACATTAGGTTTGGGTTGAAGTGACACTCCAGGATTTGTTTTACACTCCAGAGTAGCGTCAGCGCCAACCTTCAGAGTACCAGAGGGAAC includes the following:
- the LOC114142262 gene encoding T-cell surface glycoprotein CD4-like, whose product is MKTIILFGLVLGALSAADKVYITDVGGKVTLQCDQGSFKQMVEWYRGDTRIIRVQRNGLSSKGKTPFKDRIKSLKDTDIEISNVQESDSGKFTCVADGLRKEHLLIVVSVSVVPSGTLKVGADATLECKTNPGVSLQPKPNVKWQKPDGSVETKPKVELKHVAPSDKGTWTCLVSHEGETFNKSVTINVEEHVETTTPPAIVENSKSSNLGNGENSTGGVRGFGHPIRLLGLVWWIWVAIGAGGLVVIILIIVIIVVHKRNKRKKKKFLRMKKAQLSQKPKKYCQCVRQTAAAKPRQGRRREKPSALPLQPLLQK